The nucleotide window GTTGCAGCGGCCGAGGCGGAACTTAATCCAAAAATCAATTTTCCTTCGTGCTTTGTCAATCGAAATGTTTTCTGGGTCAGAACGGCCGCTACATATTTTCCTAAAATGGAAGCCACCAACATTACAGATGCGACTTGCAAAGTTTCCCAACTTTTGAAAAAGACTTTGAAATCGATCAACATTCCAACGCTGATCAAAAAGAAAGGAATGAAGATCGCGTTCCCGACAAACTCGACCCGATTCATCAATGATGAAGTGTGTGGAATCAATCTATTCAAAGCCAATCCTGCCAAGAATGCGCCGATAATGGCTTCAACGCCAGCTAATTCTGCCAAAAGTGCGGCCAGGTAGATCATTACAAGTACAAAAATATACTGCGAAATCTTATCATCCACTTTCTTGAAAAACCATCTGCCGATGATTGGAAATATTAATAAAACCACCAATCCGAAAGCTAAAACCGAAACGGAAAGCTTGATCCAAAATTCGCTCCCAACTTCACCCTGCGACATTCCGACGACCACCGCCAAAACCAATAGGGCAAGCACATCGGTGATCATCGTTCCACCAACGGTGATGTTTACAGAGAGATTCTTCGCAACGCCCAACTTGCTGACAAGCGGGTAAGCGATCAAAGTGTGTGATGAAAAAAGACTGGCAAAAAGGACGGTCGTCAAAAGCGAGAATCCTAAAATATAATAGCCGCCCAAAAAGCCGAGGACAAAAGGAACAACGAAGGTGTAAAGTCCAAAGGTCAAACTTTTCCATTTGTTCTTTTTGAAGTCGCCCATATCGATTTCCAGACCGGCGAGAAACATAATGTAGAGTAGTCCGGTTGTGCCTGTTACCACAATACTGCTGTCTCTCGAGAGAACATTGAAACCATTTGGTCCAATGATGGCGCCTGCGATGATGAGTCCGAGAAGATGTGGAACTTTGATTTTGTTGAGTAATAGTGGCGCGCTGAGAATGATGATGAGAACCACCAAAAATTTCAGAACGGGATCTTCTAATGGAAGACTGAGGTTGTGAATACTTAAAAGCATTTGTGTGTTTTTTATTTTGGACGTACCAATTCTACAGAAAATACAGCAGAACAGTTGTTATTGACAGTGATTGTTCTCTTTCCGCGAATCTTTTCGGGCGAGATCTCATTGAGCAGAATGTTCATATCAACCAGCTTGGAAGAAGTAGAATCGGTTTTGAAATTGAGTTTGATCTCGTTGTTTTCCAGCTTTCCGGCGTATGTTCGTACCAAATTATTTTTGCTGTAAACATTGACCGAAGTTTGCAAAGAATCATTCACGAATTCCCAGATGTCCGTTCTCTGGTCACCGATCACGTAGTCGGAGCAGTTGGATTCTGTGCAGATCACCTTTCCGGTCCACTTCCCAAGAATGTATTCTGGCCAAGTCGGGATCATTACAGAATCTATTTTTTTTGCGTATAGACTGTCTCGCATTTTCAACAGCGCATCAAATTCTGCTTCTTTTTGGGAGAAGACATTTTCCTTTTCAGACAAGAGTTTTTCCCTTGCGTCCAGCTGTTTTTCGCGTTCGTTTTCTTTACAGGAAAATAAAAATATTGACAGACAGCATAACAGTAGAATTTTCGTACTTCTCGGCATAATTTGATTTATTTTAAATCTCAAATTAACAAAAAATATCCAAAGTCGCAACTGCAGAAAACGCTGGATTGGTGGTTTTGATTAAATATTTTCTCTCAAAACGCTAGAATATTGGAAGTTGTGGTGGTTTTATAAAAAGAAAAATTGTAATTTTTAATTTGTGAATATTGGTTTTTTAAGACTTTTTTCAGATATTGAAAATCACTTTTTCATTAAGATTAATTTTAAATATCAAGAAAGTTTCACCAATCTCACAATCTGATAGACCGCGTGATTTTTCAGAGACAATGATCTTGTAATTTCCGGAATCGCCTGCAGGTTGGCCTCACACAAATATCCAAATTCCAGTTCTTTGATGACTTTGCAATGTTCAGAGATTATTTTCTTCAGCTTTTTATCCGCTTTGTAAAGCTCGACGTAAACGAGATATTTGCTGTCAGAATATTCGTTAGGATTACCGATATTCTTAATGTATTTTTCCAGATCTTTCTTTTTCATTTTGATGAAATTTAAATTAATTAATGTTTTTCAAATTTGTTATTAATAGCAATTAGCACAGATCCGATGGCTAAAAATACGAAAAGCATCAACACGATATTGATACTGACCTGCTCATATCCAAGTTTCCGAGCATCCAAAAAAGGGTAGGGGTACCAATGCACGATGGCGCCACGGATTAGAGAATAGACCAAATAAATTAGTGGAAAGATCAACCAGAAAAATCCGTGCTTCCAACGCAATTTTTGTTTTTTGACAAAGAATATCCAGTGCAAAATATATGAAACCGGAATGACGACGTGCAACATATTATCCAAAAATAATTGCCAGCCGGTGGGTTTCCAAATGCCACGCAAAATGATATTATAAACAACAAAGACGACGAAAATGTAAAGTGCGATCGCTGTTTTGACGGAAAGGCTGGCGAAAAAATTTCCCAGTTTCGTTCCATTGAGAAATGTAGAAAAAGTCAAACTAAGCGCAACCAAGAGATTGCTTAGAATTGTAAAGTAGCTCAGTACATTCGAAAAAGTTCCTTCTGTGATGTAGAACTGAAGGATCACGCAAAACCAAGCAAGCAAAGCAATTGTGGAAGCGAAGATGGTTTTGGTTTTTAGGTTTTTCATTAATGTCAGTATTTAGATCAATGAATTTTGATTAACGAACAAAACAAAATAAACTTTTCGTTTGCTCATCTTTATTTTTAATTCAATCAATAATAATTCTAAAATTATCATTTTATGTCAGAGTAAAAAACCGCTCACGAAAATTGAACGGTTTTTAAAATTATGAAACTTGAGATTGAACTTTGCTTTTTTCCAAACTGGACATTTGATCCAAAAGTCTTTTCTTCAGAAGGAAATAATTTCTTGCAATGTAATATTGGTAACTATTGATGGCGAAAAACAATTGTTGCAGATTTTTGTCAAAATACTCGTTGTGGCTAAAATAGATCATCGTATAATTCGCATAATAATCCAAATCCTTTCTGTTTTGCTCGTCGATTTCGTTTTCAAGAAGTGGATTTTTCAGAATGCTTTTCAATGCTTCTTTCAGTTTGGCTTCTAGAGGAATGTTGTTTTTGAAATTTTTCGCAATCTGTTCAAAAGGTGTCGTCACACTCACGAAGGCAAATGCGTTGCTAAGATCCAAATACAATTGGAATTGATTTTCGTAAGTCACATCGCACTCTGCAAAGTCGGAATAGATTTTTCTAAAGTCGGTTTCCAGATTTTGGGTTTTGGCAAGATTCAGGAAATAATGGTAGAAGTTGATGTCGTTTTCTGTCACTTCTTTTTCCAAACTTTTGATTTCATTTTCCAAGGTTGGAATCAGCTTTTTCGCGTCGGAAGCTTTGTATTTGGTTCCATCGTAGTCAAAAGTTTTGATGTCCAATTCCTTTTTGGAAATCGCTTCGATGGTACTTTTATCATTTTGAAGTGCGATCAGATTGTAGGCGATCTCGATTTTATCTTTACCAAAAAGTTCGTTAAAACTTAGGTTTTCATTGGTTGGCGAAGCATTTTCAATATCAAATTTATCCGGATTTTTGTTATCATAATAATTGTTGAAAATTTTATCAAAAGTATCTTTGTTGTAATTGGCTTCGAATTCTTCTTTGAAATGATCAAATTCCAAATTGGATTTTTCACTTTCGTATTGAACATTCGAAAACAATTTGGTGGTCAGCTTTTCTTCTGTTTCTTCAAAATTTTTGAAAAGGAATTTTGCCGGCTGATTGTCCGCATTTTTCTGAATATTCAATTGTCTCAGGCGGTTGACTCTCTCCTCGGTCGACGGATGCGACGCCCATTGATTCTCGATGACCAATTTTGATTTGTTGAAAAGTCCTGCTTCTTCCAATTTTACAACTGGCAAATCATATTTGTTTTCCAAATCGCTTTCCTTCGCCAAAAATCCCATCACGTAGGATTGTTCTCTATAGATATTTTTGCTGGCTTTGTTTTCCTTGATTTTATTTTCATAGAAACTGAGGACATTGTTATACGAATTATCTGCCAAGTCCAGCCTCAAAAGCGATTCTTCCAAAGCCAATGATCCAGCGATATTGGCAGAAACTTCATCTGCGTGAAACTCCATTTCCCTGGAAAGTGCAAGATGCCTGATATTCACAAAGGAATACATCTTCGCAAGAATCCACTGGATACCTGATGTGAATTTCAATGCTAATTCTGCAAAGAATGCGAAATATCCACTTGCGTTGGACCAGCTTTGAATCGTGTTTCTGTAGGATTCGTCGTCATTCACCAAATTGAAAATAATCTGATTCACATTGTAAACATAACTTCCCACTTTCATCGATCTTTGAGAAAAATGTCCGAACTCGTGTGCGAGAATCGCCTTCAGCTCCTGTTTTGTACAAACGTTTACGAGTCCAACTCCAATTGTCAGATTCTTTTTGATTGGCAAAAACATACTCCAAAACGTGGAATCGTAGAAAACGCTTGCGTTGACATCGTAGCTCAGATAGACTTTTTTAGGAAAATCCGTTCCTGTTTCTTTTACCAGTTCGTTTATCATTGCGAAAAGTTCGGGTTCGTCTTTTTGTTGGATTTCCGTGAGGTAACTTCTGTCGTTGATGTGTTTTTTGAAAATAAATTTTATCAAAAAGTAAAAGATCAAAATTCCAAAAATTGCCAGCCCAAGACCGATCATCACTGTAAAAAACATCGGCTTTGCGGCAATTAGGAAAATTCCTCCTGCGATGCAAGCAACCGTCAATGCAATGGCGGCAATGAAAAGTAAAATGTAAACGATGATAAATGAGATGATGGAAAAAATAGCGGCTTTGCTTTTCTTCCTGAAGTCTGCCGAGGTTTGGATTAGCATAAATCTAATTGGTTGTTAATTTTGAATTAAAAATATAAAAACCATTTAAAATTTCCGAATCATTTGATATTAATTTTAATAAAAAGTAGAATTCATAAAAAAACCGCTCAGAAAAAATCTGAACGGTTTTATATATTTAGTTGTCGTTGACTGTTACATCATTCCTGGCATCCCGCCGCCCATTGGCATTGCAGGCTCAGCGCTTTTCACTTCAGTGATCACACATTCAGTTGTCAATAGCATTCCAGAAACAGAAGCTGCGTTTTCCAAAGCAACTCTCGTTACTTTAGTTGGGTCAATGATCCCAGCCTCAAGCATATTCACGTATTCGTCAGTTTTTGCGTTGTAACCGAAATCTCCAGTTCCTTCCGCTACTTTTGCAACGATCACAGAACCTTCGCCTCCAGCGTTGGTAACAATCTGTCTCAACGGCTCTTCGATCGCTCTTTTGATGATCTTGATACCAGTCGTTTCGTCAGCATTTGAACCTTCGAAGTTAAGGGCAGCAACCGCTCTTACCAAAGCAACACCACCACCGGCAACAATTCCTTCTTCAACAGCAGCTCTAGTTGCGTGCAATGCATCATCAACTCTGTCTTTTTTCTCTTTCATTTCTACTTCAGAAGCAGCACCTACGTAAAGTACAGCAACACCACCAGCCAATTTAGCCAATCTCTCCTGAAGTTTTTCTCTGTCATAGTCAGAAGTCGTTGTCTCCATCTGAGCTTTGATCTGAGAAACTCTTCCTTTGATCTGAGCTTCCTCGCCACCACCGTTTACAAGGGTAGTATTGTCTTTGTCGATCACTACTTTCTCAGCAGTTCCCAACATATCGATGGTAATGTTTTCCATATTGAAACCTCTTTCTTCCGAGATCACGGTTCCGCCTGTCAAGATTGCGATATCTTCCAACATTGCTTTTCTTCTGTCACCAAATCCTGGTGCTTTCACAGCAGCAATTTTAAGAGAACCTCTCAATTTGTTCACTACCAAAGTTGCCAAAGCTTCTCCTTCAACTTCTTCAGAAATGATCAAAAGAGATTTTCCACCTTGTGCAACTGGCTCAAGAACTGGCAATAATTCTTTCATCGAAGAGATCTTTTTCTCAACCAACAAGATGTAAGGGTTTTCTAGTTCAACCACCATTTTTTCTGGATTGGTCACGAAATATGGAGATTGGAAACCTCTGTCAAACTGCATTCCTTCTACAACATCTACAGTTGTATCTGTTCCTTTTGCTTCTTCAACAGTGATCACACCTTCTTTTCCAACTTTTCCAAAAGCTTCAGCGATCAATGATCCGATTGTATCATCATTGTTTGCAGAGATAGAAGCAACTTGTTTGATTTTTTCTGAGTTGTTCCCCACTTCCTGAGACTGAGATTTAAGGTTTTCAACCACAGCCAATACAGCTTTGTCGATTCCTCTTTTCAAGTCCATTGGGTTTGCACCAGCAGCAACGTTTTTAAGACCTTCTCTTACGATAGCCTGAGCAAGTACTGTAGCGGTAGTTGTACCATCTCCAGCGATGTCATTGGTTTTAGAAGCGACTTCTTTCACCATTTGAGCACCCATATTTTCTACTCTGTCTTCCAGTTCGATCTCTTTTGCAACGGTTACACCATCTTTGGTAACGTGTGGTGCACCGAAAGATTTTTCGATGACAACGTTTCT belongs to Chryseobacterium sp. KACC 21268 and includes:
- a CDS encoding Pr6Pr family membrane protein; translated protein: MKNLKTKTIFASTIALLAWFCVILQFYITEGTFSNVLSYFTILSNLLVALSLTFSTFLNGTKLGNFFASLSVKTAIALYIFVVFVVYNIILRGIWKPTGWQLFLDNMLHVVIPVSYILHWIFFVKKQKLRWKHGFFWLIFPLIYLVYSLIRGAIVHWYPYPFLDARKLGYEQVSINIVLMLFVFLAIGSVLIAINNKFEKH
- a CDS encoding M48 family metallopeptidase, producing the protein MLIQTSADFRKKSKAAIFSIISFIIVYILLFIAAIALTVACIAGGIFLIAAKPMFFTVMIGLGLAIFGILIFYFLIKFIFKKHINDRSYLTEIQQKDEPELFAMINELVKETGTDFPKKVYLSYDVNASVFYDSTFWSMFLPIKKNLTIGVGLVNVCTKQELKAILAHEFGHFSQRSMKVGSYVYNVNQIIFNLVNDDESYRNTIQSWSNASGYFAFFAELALKFTSGIQWILAKMYSFVNIRHLALSREMEFHADEVSANIAGSLALEESLLRLDLADNSYNNVLSFYENKIKENKASKNIYREQSYVMGFLAKESDLENKYDLPVVKLEEAGLFNKSKLVIENQWASHPSTEERVNRLRQLNIQKNADNQPAKFLFKNFEETEEKLTTKLFSNVQYESEKSNLEFDHFKEEFEANYNKDTFDKIFNNYYDNKNPDKFDIENASPTNENLSFNELFGKDKIEIAYNLIALQNDKSTIEAISKKELDIKTFDYDGTKYKASDAKKLIPTLENEIKSLEKEVTENDINFYHYFLNLAKTQNLETDFRKIYSDFAECDVTYENQFQLYLDLSNAFAFVSVTTPFEQIAKNFKNNIPLEAKLKEALKSILKNPLLENEIDEQNRKDLDYYANYTMIYFSHNEYFDKNLQQLFFAINSYQYYIARNYFLLKKRLLDQMSSLEKSKVQSQVS
- the groL gene encoding chaperonin GroEL (60 kDa chaperone family; promotes refolding of misfolded polypeptides especially under stressful conditions; forms two stacked rings of heptamers to form a barrel-shaped 14mer; ends can be capped by GroES; misfolded proteins enter the barrel where they are refolded when GroES binds): MAKEIKFDIESRDALKRGVDALANAVKVTLGPKGRNVVIEKSFGAPHVTKDGVTVAKEIELEDRVENMGAQMVKEVASKTNDIAGDGTTTATVLAQAIVREGLKNVAAGANPMDLKRGIDKAVLAVVENLKSQSQEVGNNSEKIKQVASISANNDDTIGSLIAEAFGKVGKEGVITVEEAKGTDTTVDVVEGMQFDRGFQSPYFVTNPEKMVVELENPYILLVEKKISSMKELLPVLEPVAQGGKSLLIISEEVEGEALATLVVNKLRGSLKIAAVKAPGFGDRRKAMLEDIAILTGGTVISEERGFNMENITIDMLGTAEKVVIDKDNTTLVNGGGEEAQIKGRVSQIKAQMETTTSDYDREKLQERLAKLAGGVAVLYVGAASEVEMKEKKDRVDDALHATRAAVEEGIVAGGGVALVRAVAALNFEGSNADETTGIKIIKRAIEEPLRQIVTNAGGEGSVIVAKVAEGTGDFGYNAKTDEYVNMLEAGIIDPTKVTRVALENAASVSGMLLTTECVITEVKSAEPAMPMGGGMPGMM